tcaaaaataagtATTTCATTATTTACTGTTACTTTTAAattccttttctttttgatacaatttttgaaatattttatttagaaaaaaatcctctaaatttttttaaactaaaaccactgagaaaattaacaataaaagttgaatttaaaatttttttcagcagattaatcgaattttcaattaaaaaaaaagtttataaatttttggaattttttggttatttaaTACAATAATTTAGCTTactattaaataaataaaagttttatttttgatggttttttttaactttttattagtttttcaatttttaaaaattaattgtttacaATTATcgaaagaaaatatatttgaaaaaaccaaaattcttctacattttctctttaatatcaatttttaaacaaaaaatttagaaataatgaGTTTCTAATATCAGTAATTTGTATCCTCAAGTTGCTAAAAATGAACTCTTTATGTGTTCCACTTTCCAATTCACATCAAAGATGAATTACTGATACTCTGGCTCAGTTGTGCAGAGCAACCGGAACTTTGAGCGGAACTCGTCCAACAATAGGCATCGCCCTCCGGCAGCACATCGTCTCTATTCGTCCTGAGTCGTTTAGCTCACCCCAAGAACTCTCAGTTCTAATTCTTTTCCATATCTTATCTAGTACGTCGTTTCTTCAAAAAGAAGAACCCATTCGATAGAGGAGTCCCCAGATTGTCTTATTCTGTGTGGCGCCATCGCTCAGTGCAGAAGTGAACAAAAAAGACACGCAAAGATGCTTTCAAGACTTGTCACTCATCCATAGACCAGCCAGGCTGCCCTTCCATATCCTCCCGTTTGGACCACTTCTTCCCATTCGtcttggaaatatttttcttcaggACAAtcactcactttttttttcattttcctatttcttCTACTTCTACTTCTGCTCCttattctttttatttctCGTATTTTTGGTGTTGCATTCCATCTCATTCTGCCCTTGCACTCCGCAGCCTTCAACAATCAAGTTATTCGGGGCGACCCCAGCAGTTATTTGGTGGTGTCGTGCCCgcattttgctcttttctaAAAGTGGAACCGAGCCTACATTTGGCTGATGGATGGCGGCCGATGTTTTGCAAATTGTCTCTTATCTTCTTGCTAATGTATCGGATTTCAATTCGGGTAAGTTTTGActcaaaatctgatttttctcTGGTGGCTCCTGGGAACTATTCATCTTCGTTAAGATACGAAATTCGCTTCAAGGTTCTAAATTCCTCCTGAAGGCTTACTGGGTAAAAATAGAATCAGGGTAGGCTTACAGTAGATTTCATGTTTTGTATGCAAATTGTAAAGTGAATAAACACATTCATGTTAAACAATGTCCATAAAACTGCACAGAGGTCGTGTGGAAGAGGAATGACGTCACAATTGGTGGTCGCAGCCTCGTCGGGCGGTGTGAGCTGTTGTACAGTGACTAGGGGTGGCGATACAATAGGTCGACCTTTCGGCAGCCCTATCATtgacttatttttttgttgaaacttttgaaaagttgatcttataattttggaaaatatattttttaatttcaaactgaaaatcattaattaaaatttataatagaGTTCATTCCagtcttaaaatttttgataatttttgaagccTAAAATgagtggattttttttcgatgttgGATCTCTAACTTTTAATATGCACTTTTTGAATGATAACTCGTTTTTCCGCttcggaaattgaatttatttttgatattatgGGAAAAATACAAGGTCAACAAGTTActgaaaaaacttatttttaagaACAATTTCGCATAATATTATATAggttccaatttttgttctctTCTTCCCTTTCCTATCATCTATTCTCTAATTAGATTAGGTCACCAAGAACCCAAAATCCGTCAGTACCCTtataagaaaattgatttcatgCTCAGACGAATTTATCTGAAATGGAGCACGAATAGCTAATGAGGTCAAGATTTTTGAGTCacgatttcaaactttcaactttcgaaactttgtaaaacaaaaaaaaggttgaaGCATCTCATTtcgaattgaaattcaaatttactctTCTCCTTCTGCAACCGTTTTAGAAGATACGGCTCACGGTGGCGTGTGCTCTCTCTCTGTCTCGGAAACGTCCCAAAAACAAGTTTATCTGTCCATCTCTCTTTCTCCTCAATATTAGTTTTGGCGCCCGCTTTTGCCCGAGTTTCTAGCACCAACACAAGGAGAATTCCCTACGGGGGATCGTGAATCTTGCACGGACACAGGAAACTTATTCGTGTCTCTTGGAGACCTCCCCTCCCATCCTCACAACAATGTGTTGTATGCACCAGAAGAACAACAGAAGgctaaaaaaagagaaatgaaaGACCCTGTCATGATGAATATGTACCGgaagtttacaaaaataatgGCCTACGGGCCTTCACTGATGGTGGTGGCTTCTTCGCGCTATACAATTTCCTCACTCATTCATCATCAAGTGAAGTGTATAAATTGGCGAGTAgctggattttttggaatgttcaaAACAAATGGATATCGGGAACTTTTTGttcggaattttaaattactaaaaaacaaattttacgtaattttcaaaatgcaaacAAGCATCGCTAACTCCAATTTTGTCGGCCGTATGCCGTAAATCATAAATACATTGCTCCGAAGAAAAACCAAAGTTTTTACGAATTTTGTCATTGCAAAATAATTACTGCCTACAACTTTAATTGACCTAAAAATCCGGCGGAACCATTCACTTTTACTTCCTGTCcccgtttttttatttgcgatttcttcaaaattcaaaaaaaatacacagaaACTTCATAAGTGCCGTTTTCCACGTATCGTTGTGGTAATCATTTCAACATCTTTAGAAGAGCATTTCCTTTTTCCTTCTATTGAATAACTCTCACTCTTTTGATTCTATCCTTCTGACAAGGAGTGACTGAAGCCGCCGCCCGCGCCGCAGTAACTCGTTTTGCCATTGAAGGTACACGTTGTGTCTGAGCTCTCTTAGCCTCTGTACACTGTCTAAATCCCGAAATTTTGACCCGACAGTTATTAGATTTGATTGTTGTatgtgaaaagaaaaaaaacgacgaaaaaagggaaagtgagagaaagagaaaaaattgcaGGGATTTGAGAAGTGGGAAATGTGAGAGAGATAGACATATAGAGTGCGATGAGCAGTTTAAGAAACAGAtgagctcaaaaaaattaaacagaatgaatatataattaaaatttgtttaaaaaaaaagatagacgtggttttaaataaattttggaaaaataattgcatttctgttaattttgaactaaaaattaaaattcaatttttttttgttaaaaatatttattaaaaatttggaatctcGTGCACCATAGGCACTTTTTAtttgtgttaaaaaataatattttttcgtagttttttgccaaaaatttttaacttttcaagtCGATAACTTATAAGCTTTTCTTCATGTCCAGACTGAaatgttccaattttctgtTCACAATAGTTCAATCTAGAACATATCagcatttcattttttcaataacttcataagctttgaaaaatgtccaGACGTAATCAAAACTCTTCGTAAATCTTCTGATCTTCATGATCATCAGTGCATTAGAACTTTTTGTCCGCcaaacctaaatttttctaatagtaagcGTTTTATCTGGATGATTTCTGATGTTTGAGGGGTTCTTTACAACCAAACACTTCAATTCttgtctcttttttctctccaaaAACCTAAAATCCACGTCATCCGTTTGTTAATCGGGATATCTTCTTTTCCaacatttcaagaaattaaCGATATCGTAAAACTCAGGGTATTCATTGAAAAAGGAGTTTTTGGTTTGCACTCTTAACCCACAAAAAAGGCAATTGAATTCAGTGTGAAAAGCTATAAAACTGCAATTTCGTGCATCGTCTGTTGATCCGTTTCTCATCCTCTCGGAATAGCTTCCtcttttttccacattttctaaattaaacgCCACTATTCCGGTCATAAATCTCATGAGTTTTACGTATCGACAATTGCGCGCAGGGACTTTTCTTTAAAGAAATACTCGAATAAATTGACATaaatgttgaagaaaaaaatggagaagagAATGGTGAAGTGCGAAGTGGGTGCTCGAGAAGCTTCTGAGACGAGCACCACTCGAATATACAAGGGGAGAACAATCGGTCAGAGACCAATGAGGGAAAAGTACAGTGAAAAGGACAAAATATAGAGTTTCAGAATTTATCGGCCTTAATAAAAggacacaaaaatttttgaaaaatgacttaAAGCTGTAATTACTAAAATTTGTGAGACTATTGTAAAAGAGAAACATAACTAACTAAACGTTTAATTCTATCTcctaatattattttttcagcactACGTCTACCATGTTACTCCTGCATGAGCCCATACTTAGAAGACCACTATCCATACATATCACACTTGTACCGGAAACCACTTTCTTTCGACACTCATTGCGATAAACATAGGTATGCCTTCTATTCGAACAAATGTTCTATTGAAGACTTCTCTTTTTCAGTCTAGAAACAAGTTATCTCTACTCAAAGAACTGTTCCGATATGTGTGTTACTCTTAGGATCAACGATGTTGTTGGGGGTATGgaatatttaaactttaaaaatgtagatttcATTATGAACAACTGTGATTTTAGGGAGGCGGCGACACGGTTACATGCGGGGTTGCTTATCGGATTTGCATGGTTACAATCACTCATTGATTCGAACGTTGGCTGAAAGGCAGGGATGCTTGGGTgagttttatgaattttgatacattttgagataaaaattataacagttttccgttaaaaatttcacaaataaaacaaagttccggattgaaaaatattaatttttttaatttttaaaacgaataaaaaacagtgttcaaaatcttcttcggaaaattttaaaatattgaaagcattgaaataaaacaaaataaacatttctgtaatcgaaaataagaaatacaatttttcaaaatagtaaCGAACTGATGCATAGtcttacttcaaaaatttgcattatgttaaatcaaaattttcaaaattttcaaaagtcaaaaCTGCCAAATTGTATAATTACAGGAACCTGACTCCAATgcaatttacagaaaaaaaatggtgaaaacaCATATGgggattatttttttattaatgcTTATCTGATTGTCTTCagatttatatttaaaaaagtttaagattCTTTTCTTATAGTTTGatattcaacttttcattGATATCTTCAACACCAaccaaaacatatttttgaaacggtagcaatgcagcactaatagaaaaaatatttatctacgaaaaattttcaggtttaaatttatattccaGTTGAAAATCCATCGCAAAAACCAACATTGAAACTTTTACCAGAATAACATTAGAACAATTGGGATAACTATCAAGATCTAATAAAGATAAtattttgactattttttgagttttttgagtttttgtagAGTTTTTGAGTCTCcctttaaaatattcaattcattTGCATAAACTTActcctcaaattttcaaaaatttcagacacaACAGCTCGTGAGCTCTTCCTTCCAACTGCTCAACGCCAAGAACTCGAACCATCGCGTCTTTCACTTTGTGCATGCCATAACAATCTGTGCAATTTCTCCGTGTCGCCGCcttgtttctttatttttctctttgtAATTCTTGTCATTTTCCTAATGCGTTGATATGGTCATCAACCAACCGATTCCAAAcgtttctttcattttttctcaacgAACAATACAAAATTTCGTTGGGATTTTTAAATCTTCTTCTTTGAAATCAAACCGATCCACTTTTAAATGTTACGGGTTTTTCACCACGTTTTGCCtctattcaagtttttctctTGTGTTTCATGAATAAATCGTagcataaaaataattgtttatcCTGTTGAGCATTTCCATACGGAAGCGCCAAG
This is a stretch of genomic DNA from Caenorhabditis elegans chromosome V. It encodes these proteins:
- the odr-2 gene encoding Protein quiver (Confirmed by transcript evidence), with protein sequence MTSQFTKLFSFILANVHDPAAPEDAALRLPCYSCMSPYLEDHYPYISHLYRKPLSFDTHCDKHSLETSYLYSKNCSDMCVTLRINDVVGGRRRHGYMRGCLSDLHGYNHSLIRTLAERQGCLDTTARELFLPTAQRQELEPSRLSLCACHNNLCNFSVSPPCFFIFLFVILVIFLMR
- the odr-2 gene encoding Homolog of Odr-2 (Two) (Confirmed by transcript evidence), with the protein product MHLPLSSLHPMGLLFRLLLFWNTIVLAARERSNTEYWKDQHPQQRWRIYSLRLPCYSCMSPYLEDHYPYISHLYRKPLSFDTHCDKHSLETSYLYSKNCSDMCVTLRINDVVGGRRRHGYMRGCLSDLHGYNHSLIRTLAERQGCLDTTARELFLPTAQRQELEPSRLSLCACHNNLCNFSVSPPCFFIFLFVILVIFLMR
- the odr-2 gene encoding Protein sleepless (Confirmed by transcript evidence), translated to MAADVLQIVSYLLANVSDFNSALRLPCYSCMSPYLEDHYPYISHLYRKPLSFDTHCDKHSLETSYLYSKNCSDMCVTLRINDVVGGRRRHGYMRGCLSDLHGYNHSLIRTLAERQGCLDTTARELFLPTAQRQELEPSRLSLCACHNNLCNFSVSPPCFFIFLFVILVIFLMR